The DNA sequence TATTTAGGTAATCGTTTACCTAGTTTCAGAAAAGGTAGTGACTAAAATGACTATAAAAAGAATTGCAGAAATAGCAAAGGTTTCGACGGCAACAGTGTCTAAGGTTATTAATGGTAAAGATCAGCATATAAGTGATGCAACTAGGCAGAGGGTTTTGGAAATTGTTGAAAGGGAAGGTTATATACCAAATGGTGTTGCAAAAAGTCTTAAAACAAGAAGAACTAAAACTATAGGAATTATCATGCCAGACGTTATGAACCTTTTTTTCTCTGAATTAACAAGGGGAGCAGAAGATGCGGCCGAGAAGAAAGGCTACTCTGTTATTATTTGTAACTCAGATAACAAGGAAACAAAAGAAGAAAAATATTTATATATTCTGCAAGAGAAAATGGTAGATGGAATTATAATGACAGCATCAGAAGGAAGTATTAAAAAATCCATGGAAAAGTTTAATATACCTATGGTACTTGTAGATAGGGATATAGATATTAATAAAAAGGTTGGGCGTATTACTGTAGACAATGAGCAGGGGGCATATAATGCAACATCTTATCTTATTAAAAAAGGATGTAAAAATATAGGATTTATATCTTCAGATAATAAAAATAAGCCATCTGCTGAACGTTTAAAAGGATATAAAAACTCTCTTTTAGATAATGGATTAAAGATAGAAGATGAGAAAATATTTCTTAAACGATATACCATAGACTCGGGATATATGGGGGCTATAACCTTGTTAAAACAATCTAAAATAGATGGACTTTGTTGCGGAAATGATTTAATAGCCATTGGTGCCATTAAAGCCCTTAAGGAAAAAAAGATTAAAGTGCCAGAGGAAGTAAGGGTAATTGGTTTTGACGATATCCATATTTCTAAATATCTAGATCCTTCACTAACAACGATGAAACAACCTATATATAATATAGGAATGGAAGCAGTGAATATGTTGATAAGTATAATTAATAAAGAAGACATAAGCTTAACTAAAGTACTAAAAACTGAACTAATCGAAAGGGGGAGTGCTTAATGAATCCAATAATAACAGTAGTGGGAAGTATGAATATGGATTTAGTTGTTAAAACAGATGAAATTCCAAAAGTTGGAGAGACCCTTTTAGGTAAAGAATTATTACAAATTCCAGGAGGAAAAGGTGCTAACCAGGGAGTTGCCATTGCTAAATTAAATAATAATGTAATATTTTTAGGGAAAGTTGGAGATGATGGCTTTGGGAAAACGTTAATCCAGTCTATGAAAGAAGCGGGAGTCAATACAACTCATATAGAGGCAGCAGAATCTTCCACAGGTATTGCAGTTATCAATTTGGATAAGAAAGGAAATAACAATATTGTAGTAATTCCGGGAGCTAATAGCCAGGTAGATGGACAATACTTAAAAAAACATTATAATGCTTTTAAAGAAGCTCAAATTGTAATATTCCAGTTGGAAATTCCCCTTGGAACAGTGAAGGAAGGTTTGAAAATATCAAAAAGCCTAGGGAAAACAACTATATTAAATCCAGCACCAGCTAAAGAATTAGATGATGAAATTATAAAAAATGTTGATATTCTCATCCCTAATGAACATGAACTAGAAAGAATGTCTAAAATAGATATTACCGATGATAACTCTATCTTAGAAGCAGCCCAAGTCTTATTAGATAAAGGTGCAAAAGAAATAGTTGTTACATTGGGAAGTAAAGGAGTACTACACGTTAATTCTAAAGGACATGAATTCTTTGATGCTTACAAAGTGGATGTTGTAGATACAACAGGAGCAGGGGATAGTTTTATTGGAGGGTTTTCATCTTCATATTTAAAGAATCAAGATATTAGACAGGCTATTGAAATGGGTCAGAAAACAGCAGCTTTATCCATTCAAAAAGTAGGAGCTCAAAGTTCACTTCCAACGAGAAAAGAAGTTGAAGAGTTTAAAAGGTAAAAATCACGGAACCTTTAGTTATAGGAGGATATTATGGGAAAATCAATATTGAGAATGAAAAATATATCAAAAAGCTTTCCAGGAGTTAAAGCTCTAGATAATATGGACTTTGCAATATATGAAGGCGAGGCTATGGGGTTGATTGGAGAAAATGGTGCAGGAAAAAGTACCCTAATGAAAATATTATCTGGGGTCTATGAAATGGATTCAGGGCAGATATTTTTAAATGATAGGGAAGAAAAAATATTATCACCTACAGATGCTATAGACAAGGGTATAGCGATTATTCACCAAGAATTAAATCTAATACCATATTTAACAGTATATGAAAATATATTCTTAGGAAGAGAAATAAAGTTTTCTACAGGTAGGCTAAATAAGAAAGAAATGATTAATCAATCCAAGGATATTTTGGAAAAGTTAAATATAAATATAAAACCAACGACACAAGTAAATACATTATCTATAGCTCAACAACAGATGGTTGAAATATCTAAAGCCCTTTCTTTAAATGCAAATATAATAATTATGGACGAGCCTACAGATACATTGACTGACCAAGAAGTGGAAAGTTTGTTTAAGGTAATCGATGAACTTAAAAAAGATAAAAAAGGAATCGTTTATATATCTCATCGACTAAATGAAGTATTTAATGTTTGTGAAAAAATTACAGTCTTAAGGGATGGACAATATGTTGCTGAAAAAGAAGTATCAGATGTAGATGAAAATGAAATTATTCGTCTAATGGTTGGAAGGACTTTAGATGAACAATTTCCTTATATAAAGACAGACTTTAAAGCTGAGGTTTTAAAAGTTGAAAATTTAAGCAATGAATATATAGATGATATTAATTTTGTTTTAAAAGAAGGGGAAATTTTGGGAGTTTCAGGATTGGTAGGGGCAGGTAGGACTGAACTAGCCAAAACATTATATGGAGTTTACAAAAAAGAAAAAGGTAAAATCATATTAGAAGGCAAGGAAATAGAATGTAAAACTCCCAAGGAAGCCTTGGAACATGGGATATGCTACGTATCAGAGGATCGTAAAGGCGATGGGTTGATTCTAATGATGGATGTAAAAAATAATATGACAATTTCAGCATTAGAAAAATTTAAAACATTTTTAAAAATAGATAAGAAAAAGGAATATGAAGTGGCATCAGAATATAAGGAAAAAATGGATATAAAGACACCTTCTCTCTACCATAAAGTTCAAAACTTAAGTGGTGGAAATCAACAAAAAGTTGCAATAGCAAAAGCCCTACTTACAGATCCAAAAATATTAATTTTAGATGAACCTACTCGTGGAGTTGATGTAGGGGCGAAAAAAGAAATATACGACTTATTGAATCAAATAAAAATGGAAGGTAAATCAATAATTATGATTTCTTCGGAAATGCCTGAAATATTAGGTATGAGCGATGGAGTTTTAGTAATGCATGAAGGAAAACAAAAAGGTGAAATTTTAAGGGATGAAGCCACTCAAGAAAAAATAATGAGCTATATTGTTAGGGAGGAATAGATATATATGGAAATGAAAGAAAAATTAAATAAAGCTAGGCCTTTAATAGGTCTCATTATATTTTCCATAATAATAAGTATTATAAGGCCAAAGTTTTTAACTACTGCAAACCTATTAAATGTATTTAGACAAACTTCCATTAATGCAATTATTGCAGCGGGAATGACTTTTGTTATATTAACATCGGGGATTGATCTATCAGTAGGTTCTATTCTTGGATTTTCTGGTGCAGTAGCTGCAAAAATGCTTTCATCAGGAGTAAATATTTGGTTATCACTCTTAGCGGCAATTTTCATAGGGGCTATAGCAGGGATGTTAAATGGAATAATTATTACAAAAGGTAGGGTACAGCCCTTTATAGCGACTTTATCCATTATGATATTACTCAGAGGT is a window from the Tissierellales bacterium genome containing:
- a CDS encoding LacI family DNA-binding transcriptional regulator, which codes for MTIKRIAEIAKVSTATVSKVINGKDQHISDATRQRVLEIVEREGYIPNGVAKSLKTRRTKTIGIIMPDVMNLFFSELTRGAEDAAEKKGYSVIICNSDNKETKEEKYLYILQEKMVDGIIMTASEGSIKKSMEKFNIPMVLVDRDIDINKKVGRITVDNEQGAYNATSYLIKKGCKNIGFISSDNKNKPSAERLKGYKNSLLDNGLKIEDEKIFLKRYTIDSGYMGAITLLKQSKIDGLCCGNDLIAIGAIKALKEKKIKVPEEVRVIGFDDIHISKYLDPSLTTMKQPIYNIGMEAVNMLISIINKEDISLTKVLKTELIERGSA
- the rbsK gene encoding ribokinase; the protein is MNPIITVVGSMNMDLVVKTDEIPKVGETLLGKELLQIPGGKGANQGVAIAKLNNNVIFLGKVGDDGFGKTLIQSMKEAGVNTTHIEAAESSTGIAVINLDKKGNNNIVVIPGANSQVDGQYLKKHYNAFKEAQIVIFQLEIPLGTVKEGLKISKSLGKTTILNPAPAKELDDEIIKNVDILIPNEHELERMSKIDITDDNSILEAAQVLLDKGAKEIVVTLGSKGVLHVNSKGHEFFDAYKVDVVDTTGAGDSFIGGFSSSYLKNQDIRQAIEMGQKTAALSIQKVGAQSSLPTRKEVEEFKR
- a CDS encoding sugar ABC transporter ATP-binding protein; amino-acid sequence: MGKSILRMKNISKSFPGVKALDNMDFAIYEGEAMGLIGENGAGKSTLMKILSGVYEMDSGQIFLNDREEKILSPTDAIDKGIAIIHQELNLIPYLTVYENIFLGREIKFSTGRLNKKEMINQSKDILEKLNINIKPTTQVNTLSIAQQQMVEISKALSLNANIIIMDEPTDTLTDQEVESLFKVIDELKKDKKGIVYISHRLNEVFNVCEKITVLRDGQYVAEKEVSDVDENEIIRLMVGRTLDEQFPYIKTDFKAEVLKVENLSNEYIDDINFVLKEGEILGVSGLVGAGRTELAKTLYGVYKKEKGKIILEGKEIECKTPKEALEHGICYVSEDRKGDGLILMMDVKNNMTISALEKFKTFLKIDKKKEYEVASEYKEKMDIKTPSLYHKVQNLSGGNQQKVAIAKALLTDPKILILDEPTRGVDVGAKKEIYDLLNQIKMEGKSIIMISSEMPEILGMSDGVLVMHEGKQKGEILRDEATQEKIMSYIVREE